In a genomic window of Mucilaginibacter sp. KACC 22063:
- a CDS encoding M16 family metallopeptidase: MRFKHLLLLAFSFLTVAAFAQNKPKPKPLPSNIFLHKLPNGLDVLVIEDNSVPLATVMITCKNGSFTETPKFNGLSHLYEHMFFKANKDYPSQDDFMNRISELGIEFNGSTTFENVNYFFTLPSKNLNAGLSLMNSSIRYPLFTPQEMAKENIVVDDEFQRQESNPAFALINAMDHHMWGKLYSRKNPTGDHQVIRTATPAMMDSIKNKYYYPNNALLTIGGDVKHEQVFKQVEALFGSWKRSPFDPFKKWPISEFKPLTKNDYFVVKSELANVPIIQMSWFGPDTRTDLKSTYAADVFSYILDQNSSKLSKALIQSGLALQVDFGYLTLSHVGPITLTVVPNPDKVEACMNEIKHQISMWDSPDYITNEQLETSKRKLEIKQVQEAEVTSDFTQVLAFWWASASLNYFNTYNDNLKKMTRADLQAYVRKYIKDKPHCAGLLINPQMEQQIAPEKFFTASN; encoded by the coding sequence ATGAGATTTAAACACTTATTGCTGCTGGCTTTTTCTTTTTTAACAGTTGCTGCCTTTGCACAAAACAAGCCTAAACCTAAACCGCTGCCATCAAACATTTTTTTACACAAGCTGCCCAACGGGCTTGATGTATTGGTAATTGAAGATAACAGTGTGCCTTTGGCCACGGTAATGATCACCTGCAAAAACGGTTCATTTACCGAAACGCCCAAGTTTAACGGGCTAAGCCACCTTTACGAACACATGTTTTTTAAAGCGAATAAAGACTACCCTTCACAGGATGATTTCATGAACAGGATAAGTGAATTAGGTATTGAGTTTAACGGCTCAACCACTTTTGAAAACGTAAACTATTTTTTCACCCTACCGAGCAAGAATCTTAATGCAGGTCTTAGTCTCATGAATTCGAGTATACGATATCCGCTGTTTACCCCGCAGGAAATGGCAAAGGAAAATATCGTTGTGGACGACGAGTTTCAGCGCCAGGAATCAAACCCGGCTTTTGCTTTGATCAATGCGATGGACCACCACATGTGGGGCAAATTATATAGCCGTAAAAACCCAACCGGCGATCACCAGGTGATCCGCACTGCCACACCTGCCATGATGGATTCTATCAAAAACAAATACTATTATCCTAACAACGCCCTGCTTACCATCGGCGGTGATGTTAAGCACGAACAGGTATTTAAACAGGTGGAAGCTTTATTTGGCAGCTGGAAACGCTCGCCATTTGATCCTTTTAAAAAATGGCCAATATCTGAGTTTAAGCCGCTTACCAAAAACGATTACTTTGTCGTAAAATCTGAACTGGCCAATGTACCTATCATACAAATGAGCTGGTTTGGCCCGGATACCCGTACCGATTTAAAATCGACCTATGCGGCTGATGTATTCTCTTATATACTCGACCAGAACTCTTCTAAATTAAGTAAAGCTCTTATACAATCTGGCTTGGCTTTACAGGTTGATTTTGGCTATTTAACGCTTAGCCACGTAGGCCCAATCACCCTTACTGTGGTGCCTAACCCTGATAAGGTTGAAGCCTGCATGAACGAGATCAAACACCAGATCTCGATGTGGGACAGCCCTGATTATATCACCAACGAGCAACTGGAAACATCTAAACGAAAGCTGGAAATTAAACAGGTACAGGAAGCCGAGGTAACAAGCGACTTTACACAGGTGCTGGCTTTTTGGTGGGCATCAGCATCGTTAAATTATTTCAATACTTATAACGACAACCTGAAGAAAATGACCCGCGCTGACCTACAGGCTTATGTGCGTAAATACATTAAAGACAAACCACATTGCGCAGGGCTGCTGATCAATCCGCAAATGGAGCAGCAAATAGCGCCTGAAAAGTTTTTTACAGCATCTAACTAA
- a CDS encoding sulfite exporter TauE/SafE family protein: MSVIVFTLIILVGAYFAGLLGSLTGLGGGVVIIPLLTLVLHVNIHYAIGASLISVIATSSGSAAAYVREGITNIRIGMFLEIATTAGALLGAVLSLYIHAPVIAVIFGVILIFSAIMSLKKKVQVISQTESEWAQKLKLNGSYPTAEDEVKYGVRKVGGGFIMMLFAGIISGLLGIGSGSLKVVAMDSIMRIPFKVSTTTSNFMIGVTAAASAVVYLQRGYIDPGLSMPVVIGVLLGALTGSKILVHAKSSGWLRWVFAVIVTVLAVQMIYNGVTGKI, from the coding sequence ATGTCTGTAATTGTTTTTACCTTAATTATTTTAGTCGGCGCCTATTTTGCCGGTTTATTAGGATCACTCACAGGTTTAGGTGGCGGGGTGGTTATTATCCCACTGTTAACGCTGGTGCTACATGTAAATATCCATTATGCCATCGGTGCATCACTCATTTCAGTTATTGCTACCTCTTCGGGTTCGGCGGCGGCGTATGTAAGGGAAGGCATCACTAATATTCGGATCGGTATGTTTCTGGAAATTGCCACAACCGCCGGTGCATTATTAGGAGCCGTGCTTTCACTGTATATACATGCCCCTGTAATTGCTGTGATATTCGGTGTTATCCTGATCTTCTCGGCGATTATGTCTTTAAAGAAAAAGGTACAGGTGATATCGCAAACCGAAAGTGAGTGGGCGCAAAAGTTAAAGCTCAACGGGTCATATCCAACAGCTGAAGACGAGGTGAAATATGGGGTACGTAAAGTGGGCGGTGGTTTTATCATGATGCTTTTCGCCGGTATTATTTCAGGATTGCTGGGCATTGGTTCTGGCTCGCTTAAAGTAGTAGCTATGGATAGTATCATGCGCATCCCTTTTAAGGTTTCTACTACCACCAGTAATTTTATGATCGGCGTAACGGCAGCTGCAAGTGCGGTGGTCTATTTGCAAAGAGGTTATATCGATCCCGGATTATCTATGCCAGTAGTAATTGGTGTATTACTTGGAGCGTTAACGGGTTCAAAGATATTGGTACATGCCAAATCATCGGGATGGCTGCGCTGGGTATTTGCTGTTATTGTAACTGTACTGGCAGTGCAAATGATTTACAATGGTGTTACAGGTAAAATTTAA
- a CDS encoding DUF1634 domain-containing protein — MTGSNFKDKDMQAVIGWVLRLGVIISMAVVFIGGVIYLYRHGHTIADYKTFSGVPEFLQTPRGILNGIVTFRGRAIIQAGIVLLIATPVIRIICSAIGFIMEKDYLYTGITIFVLMIIVIGMFTGHAG, encoded by the coding sequence ATGACCGGATCTAACTTTAAAGATAAAGACATGCAGGCCGTAATAGGCTGGGTGTTACGTTTAGGGGTAATTATCTCAATGGCTGTAGTATTTATAGGCGGTGTCATTTATTTGTACAGGCATGGCCATACCATAGCCGATTACAAAACATTCAGCGGTGTACCCGAGTTTCTTCAAACACCCCGAGGCATATTAAACGGCATTGTTACCTTTCGTGGCAGAGCTATTATTCAGGCAGGTATTGTGCTGCTTATTGCCACACCGGTGATCCGTATTATTTGTTCGGCCATAGGGTTTATCATGGAGAAGGACTATCTCTATACAGGGATAACCATTTTTGTACTCATGATTATTGTTATCGGGATGTTTACCGGGCATGCGGGTTAG
- a CDS encoding TonB-dependent receptor produces the protein MRNLIPAIFLIFFVSITKYGFAQIKSTALQGHVINESLTAAEAATVVLLLQRDSSFYRSTSTDKNGLFKFSAIKPQAYIIMVTKVGAKTFYSKPYHISANNITIVDTIRLTPSAVNLSEVIVTDKRKYIEIRPDKTILNIDRNILANGVSAFNILSNAPGVRINSGGVVSLRGNQQASIAINGKLLRLNDADMATYLQNLQSDNIDQIELVQNPSAKDDNMGNGGFINIILKKGKNEGFNGSATVTGGDGNYHLYNTAFSGNYRTRKVNIFGNIGYNYRYTDHTINTLREVYSTNPILLDTRYYNNQKSPVVSFGIGTDFNIDSAHTIGFLIKGSSDNSKFDKNTSTYKSINAIPDSNFTTLSNLKRSVDIINYNINYAGKIGRTNQTLSADADMGIYNRHNNEDIFSSAKQAIVKSLSPLKASLINGNDTLKNIAPTRYTNNTLKVDYTNPISKGILFEAGIKGAYIKNDNSQNFSYLTDNGFEPISDLTSQFIYKEKTGIAYINFTQTLSRFNYHAGLRVQRTNVNANVATYGIGYQRNYMQYFPMVQFNYQADKASLITLDYNRTAELPGMESLNSTIAYQDNYNYTVGNPYLKPAYSNLVQLTYTLNDKYNIAGFYQTTSNFWHFSYFYQNPANSILITTRLNIKRMNYYGIKSSLPVDITSWWNANLYAEFSYYHFKDDVLKLDKGGKDIIFNLNQDFSIKKNWKLNVSGNYESPSYFGLSSLREVYYVNAGISKSFLNRTASLSLAAEDIFNTRRDSYMTMFSNIDISGYDKRSTRIVRLSFTYRFGKKTVKAARRHITGNDDEQKRVGN, from the coding sequence TTGAGAAACCTTATACCTGCTATTTTCCTTATTTTTTTTGTCAGTATTACAAAGTATGGCTTTGCTCAAATAAAATCGACTGCTTTACAGGGGCATGTTATAAATGAATCGCTTACTGCTGCCGAAGCCGCCACGGTTGTTTTGCTGCTTCAACGCGATTCTTCTTTTTACCGTTCTACAAGTACAGATAAAAACGGTTTATTTAAGTTTTCAGCGATCAAGCCTCAGGCATATATTATTATGGTGACCAAGGTTGGGGCTAAAACTTTTTACTCCAAGCCTTATCATATATCTGCCAATAATATCACCATCGTTGACACTATAAGGTTAACACCATCAGCCGTAAACCTAAGCGAAGTAATTGTTACCGATAAAAGAAAGTATATTGAAATACGCCCGGATAAAACGATCCTGAATATAGACCGCAATATACTGGCCAATGGCGTATCGGCTTTTAATATATTATCTAATGCGCCGGGCGTAAGAATAAATTCTGGCGGTGTTGTAAGTTTACGTGGCAACCAGCAGGCCAGCATTGCCATTAACGGAAAATTGCTGCGGCTTAATGATGCCGACATGGCCACTTATCTGCAAAACCTGCAATCAGACAACATTGACCAGATAGAACTGGTACAAAACCCTTCGGCAAAGGATGATAACATGGGCAATGGCGGTTTCATCAATATTATTTTGAAGAAAGGTAAAAATGAAGGTTTTAACGGCAGCGCTACAGTTACCGGCGGAGATGGCAATTATCACCTTTATAACACGGCTTTTTCAGGGAATTACCGTACACGCAAAGTGAACATTTTTGGGAATATCGGCTATAATTACCGCTATACCGATCACACCATCAATACGCTGCGCGAAGTGTACAGCACAAATCCTATTTTACTGGATACACGCTATTACAACAATCAAAAATCCCCCGTGGTAAGCTTCGGTATCGGTACCGATTTTAATATAGATTCGGCCCATACTATAGGATTCTTAATCAAAGGATCGTCAGATAACAGCAAATTTGACAAAAACACTTCTACCTATAAATCTATCAATGCCATTCCAGATTCAAACTTTACTACCCTGTCAAACCTGAAACGTAGTGTTGACATTATTAATTACAACATCAATTATGCCGGCAAAATTGGCCGTACCAACCAGACACTAAGTGCCGATGCTGACATGGGAATATATAACAGGCATAACAATGAGGATATCTTCAGTTCCGCAAAACAAGCAATAGTTAAGTCGTTATCCCCGCTCAAAGCTTCGCTCATCAACGGAAATGACACATTAAAGAACATTGCCCCCACCAGGTATACCAACAATACACTAAAGGTTGATTATACAAATCCGATCAGTAAAGGTATACTGTTTGAAGCAGGTATTAAAGGCGCCTATATAAAGAATGATAACAGTCAGAACTTTTCATATTTAACTGACAATGGTTTCGAGCCTATTTCCGACTTAACCAGCCAGTTTATCTACAAAGAAAAAACCGGGATAGCCTATATCAATTTTACCCAAACACTAAGCAGGTTTAATTATCATGCAGGTTTGCGTGTACAACGCACCAATGTAAATGCAAATGTTGCAACCTATGGCATTGGGTACCAGCGCAACTATATGCAATATTTCCCGATGGTACAGTTTAATTACCAGGCAGATAAAGCTTCACTGATCACCTTAGATTATAACCGTACGGCAGAGTTGCCCGGCATGGAAAGCCTTAACTCAACCATAGCTTACCAGGACAATTACAATTATACCGTTGGCAACCCGTATTTAAAACCTGCCTATAGCAACCTTGTACAGTTAACCTATACACTTAATGATAAGTATAATATTGCCGGCTTTTATCAGACCACATCCAACTTCTGGCATTTCAGCTATTTTTATCAAAATCCGGCAAACAGCATCTTAATAACTACACGCCTCAATATAAAACGGATGAACTATTACGGGATAAAATCATCGCTTCCTGTTGATATTACTTCGTGGTGGAATGCAAACCTTTACGCTGAGTTTTCCTATTATCATTTTAAAGATGATGTATTGAAACTTGACAAAGGCGGTAAGGACATTATATTTAACCTTAACCAGGACTTCTCTATAAAGAAAAATTGGAAGCTGAATGTAAGCGGCAACTATGAATCTCCATCTTATTTTGGATTATCGAGTTTAAGGGAAGTATATTACGTTAATGCGGGCATAAGCAAGTCTTTCCTTAACCGCACAGCTTCGTTAAGCCTTGCAGCCGAAGATATATTTAACACCCGCAGGGATAGCTATATGACGATGTTTTCTAACATTGACATCAGCGGATACGATAAGCGCTCTACGCGCATTGTACGTTTAAGCTTTACCTACCGTTTTGGCAAAAAGACGGTAAAAGCTGCCCGCAGACACATTACAGGCAATGATGATGAACAGAAGCGCGTAGGTAACTAA
- a CDS encoding serine aminopeptidase domain-containing protein, translated as MKKLLLVIALFAIKAYGQGEPLNYKNAIVKFKRYYNAKQSDSIFSMFSPEVRNTMTADKNAQAIGQLQAQSGSMLQTSFLGIDKGVATYKIGFSRNILAMKISLNSKDQLAGLLFDNYTETGSAKPPVKPIESSSAIDASDGESAYKMKGLTGTIYGTLTMPANASGKVPVVIIVPGSGPIDRNGNSAKLGINANSYKLLAQEFRKNGIASLRYDKRMVGESTGTFKESQLRFGDYVDDAVGMISQLHDDERFSKVIMLGHGEGSLVAIVSSRDQPVAGFISLEGAGRPAYEILTEQAKAQTDYVGTRFKSILDSLRRGKVQDNVDASLYSFARPSIQPYLMTWMQYDPQHFVKIVKVPTLVIQGTSDLQSTVADAERLKKGRSDVQMTIIPEMNYVLKSAPVERDKNLATYTNPDLPLKPELMPAILSFISKLK; from the coding sequence ATGAAGAAGCTGCTTCTGGTAATTGCTTTGTTTGCAATTAAAGCTTATGGGCAAGGTGAGCCTTTAAATTATAAAAACGCTATTGTGAAGTTTAAGCGGTACTACAATGCAAAACAGTCTGACAGTATATTCAGCATGTTTTCGCCTGAGGTGCGCAACACCATGACAGCCGATAAAAACGCACAGGCCATTGGCCAGTTGCAGGCACAATCCGGCAGTATGCTTCAAACCTCATTTCTTGGTATTGATAAAGGGGTAGCTACTTACAAAATTGGTTTTTCAAGAAACATCCTGGCCATGAAGATCAGCCTTAACAGCAAAGATCAGCTTGCCGGGTTATTATTTGATAATTATACAGAAACAGGAAGCGCTAAACCTCCAGTTAAGCCAATCGAATCGTCTTCTGCAATTGATGCATCAGATGGCGAATCGGCGTATAAAATGAAAGGCCTTACAGGCACTATTTATGGCACTTTAACTATGCCTGCAAATGCAAGCGGAAAGGTGCCTGTCGTAATTATTGTACCCGGATCGGGGCCTATAGACAGAAATGGGAACAGTGCTAAACTGGGTATTAATGCCAACAGTTATAAATTATTAGCACAGGAATTTAGAAAGAACGGCATTGCCAGTTTAAGATATGATAAGCGTATGGTTGGCGAGAGTACCGGCACATTTAAAGAATCGCAGTTACGTTTTGGCGATTATGTAGATGATGCGGTAGGCATGATCAGTCAGTTGCATGACGATGAGCGCTTTTCAAAAGTTATTATGCTTGGACATGGCGAAGGTTCGCTGGTGGCTATTGTATCATCGCGCGACCAGCCTGTTGCAGGCTTCATTTCATTAGAGGGTGCCGGAAGGCCTGCTTACGAGATTCTTACAGAACAGGCTAAAGCACAAACTGATTATGTGGGTACCAGATTTAAATCAATACTGGATAGCTTGCGCCGTGGTAAGGTTCAGGATAATGTAGATGCCTCATTGTATTCGTTTGCACGCCCAAGTATCCAGCCTTATTTAATGACCTGGATGCAATATGACCCGCAGCATTTCGTAAAGATCGTAAAGGTGCCTACACTGGTAATTCAGGGTACCTCAGATCTGCAAAGCACGGTAGCTGATGCCGAGCGTTTGAAAAAAGGACGCTCGGATGTACAGATGACGATCATCCCCGAAATGAACTATGTTTTAAAAAGCGCCCCTGTTGAGCGTGATAAAAACCTGGCGACTTACACCAACCCGGACCTGCCGTTAAAACCGGAATTGATGCCGGCGATATTGAGCTTCATTAGTAAACTAAAATAG
- a CDS encoding DinB family protein has protein sequence MNNHQILTDEIVKLLQGGTAHASFQDAIDGLAPELRGERPYGLPYSIWQLVEHIRIAQWDMLEFSKDGNHQSPKWPDDYWPKEAAPKDNEAWDNSIKQIESDLEEFIRLLKSEDIYTKIPHGDGQTILREALQMADHTSYHISEIILIRRLLKAWK, from the coding sequence ATGAACAATCATCAAATTTTAACCGACGAGATCGTCAAACTTTTGCAGGGTGGTACTGCACATGCTTCATTCCAGGATGCTATTGATGGCCTTGCACCCGAATTACGCGGCGAACGCCCTTATGGCTTACCCTACAGTATATGGCAACTGGTTGAGCATATACGCATAGCACAATGGGATATGCTGGAGTTTAGCAAAGACGGTAATCATCAATCGCCCAAATGGCCGGATGATTACTGGCCTAAAGAAGCTGCACCAAAAGACAATGAAGCATGGGATAATTCGATTAAACAAATAGAAAGTGACCTGGAAGAATTTATCCGTTTATTAAAATCAGAAGATATTTACACAAAAATACCGCATGGCGATGGGCAAACCATTTTGCGCGAGGCTTTACAAATGGCAGACCATACCAGCTATCATATCAGCGAGATTATTTTAATCCGAAGGCTATTGAAAGCATGGAAATAG
- a CDS encoding DUF885 domain-containing protein has protein sequence MIRKPLIIALFCSAAIFTGCKKDGGSGSMQQADSTAFGAYEGHFLDALWKENPDWATVTGYHKYDSLLVIPDAGSRDKLITFAKRQLDSLGKFDLNTLSDGAKIDYHLIENQMQGLQWGIQQEKRFEWDPSSYNVIGTFAYILNEKYEPLDKRLRSFYQKMEKVPMYYKEAEKQIKNPVVELTNLAIDQHTGGVSVFESDFADSLKKTNIPQAEKQKMLDRAKLATEAIKSYAAWLKAFKNDKPRSFRLGKDLYNDKFKYDIQASSTVQQIYNAAMDRKKYLHREMAKYSKQLWPKYFGSKPMPSDTLELIGDMIDTLSAKHVKPDEFQSAIEKQIPKLITFVKEKDLLYIDPTKPLVVRKEPAYMAGVAGASVSSPGPYDKTGNTYFNVGSLSGWPAAKAESYLREYNQYMLQILCIHEAIPGHYTQLVYANKSPSLIKSVLGNGTMIEGWAVYTEQMMLENGYGNNEPEMWLMWYKWNLRSVCNTILDISVHTGNMTKEQAIKMLTREAFQQQAEAEGKWKRVTVSSVQLTSYYTGYKEIVDLRDAYKKKMGDKYKLKEFNEKFLSYGSSPVKYIKELMLANKPSNSKK, from the coding sequence GTGATCAGAAAACCCTTAATTATAGCTTTATTCTGTTCTGCAGCCATTTTTACCGGCTGTAAAAAAGATGGTGGAAGTGGCTCCATGCAACAGGCCGACAGCACAGCGTTCGGTGCTTACGAAGGCCACTTCTTAGATGCCTTATGGAAAGAGAACCCTGATTGGGCTACCGTAACCGGCTACCATAAATACGATAGCTTATTAGTGATACCCGATGCAGGCAGCAGGGATAAACTGATCACCTTTGCTAAAAGGCAGTTAGATTCGTTAGGGAAATTTGACCTGAATACCTTATCAGACGGGGCAAAGATCGATTATCACCTGATTGAGAATCAAATGCAGGGTTTGCAGTGGGGTATTCAGCAAGAAAAGAGATTTGAGTGGGACCCGTCATCATATAATGTGATAGGTACATTTGCTTATATTCTGAACGAGAAATACGAGCCGTTGGATAAACGCCTGCGCAGCTTTTACCAGAAAATGGAGAAGGTGCCTATGTATTACAAAGAGGCCGAAAAGCAGATCAAAAATCCGGTGGTGGAGCTTACCAACTTGGCTATAGATCAGCATACAGGTGGTGTATCGGTATTTGAATCGGATTTCGCTGACTCATTGAAGAAAACCAACATCCCACAGGCTGAAAAACAAAAAATGCTGGACAGGGCTAAGTTGGCTACCGAAGCTATTAAAAGTTATGCAGCCTGGTTAAAAGCATTTAAAAATGACAAGCCGCGCAGTTTCAGGTTGGGCAAAGATTTGTACAACGATAAATTTAAGTACGATATACAAGCATCTTCAACGGTACAGCAGATCTACAACGCGGCTATGGATCGTAAAAAGTACCTGCATCGCGAAATGGCGAAGTATAGTAAGCAATTGTGGCCTAAGTATTTTGGCAGCAAGCCAATGCCGTCAGATACGCTTGAGCTGATAGGGGATATGATCGACACGCTTTCTGCTAAACACGTTAAGCCGGACGAATTTCAGTCGGCTATTGAAAAGCAGATCCCTAAGCTGATCACCTTTGTTAAAGAAAAAGACCTGTTATACATAGACCCGACCAAGCCTTTAGTGGTACGTAAAGAACCAGCTTATATGGCTGGTGTGGCAGGTGCATCTGTAAGTTCGCCCGGCCCGTATGATAAAACCGGTAACACTTATTTTAATGTGGGCAGCTTAAGTGGCTGGCCTGCTGCAAAAGCAGAGAGCTACCTGCGGGAGTATAACCAATACATGCTGCAGATCCTTTGTATACATGAAGCAATCCCCGGTCATTATACCCAACTGGTATATGCCAATAAGTCGCCAAGCTTAATTAAATCTGTTTTGGGTAATGGTACCATGATAGAAGGCTGGGCGGTTTATACAGAGCAAATGATGCTGGAAAACGGCTATGGCAATAATGAACCCGAAATGTGGCTGATGTGGTATAAGTGGAACCTGCGTTCGGTTTGCAATACCATACTTGATATAAGCGTACATACCGGTAACATGACTAAAGAACAGGCTATAAAAATGCTGACAAGAGAAGCGTTTCAGCAACAGGCCGAAGCAGAAGGTAAATGGAAACGTGTGACCGTAAGCAGTGTACAGTTAACCAGTTACTACACCGGTTATAAGGAAATCGTAGATTTAAGAGATGCTTATAAAAAGAAAATGGGTGATAAGTACAAGCTGAAAGAGTTTAACGAGAAGTTCTTAAGCTATGGCAGCTCGCCTGTAAAATATATTAAAGAATTAATGCTGGCTAACAAGCCTTCGAACAGCAAAAAGTAA
- a CDS encoding nucleoside phosphorylase: MNTISDTDLILNADGSLYHLNLLPGDIAQTVILVGDQDRVAEVSRHFDSIELKKGKREFITHTGHMGNKRLSVVSTGIGTDNIDIVLNELDALVNIDLHTRTVNPELKQLNFIRIGTSGTVQADIPVDSLLVSESAIGMDALMHFYKHKLTDDEQALLNAFNYTLPNDFSLKPYITSASDELLSKLSENLPKGITITAPGFYAPQGRQVRAQSVIPQLLDIIEKFEFDGKRITNLEMETAGIYSMAKALGHKAISFNVLLANRIKNNFSRQPAEIMQRFIVEVLDRIAAM, encoded by the coding sequence ATGAATACCATATCTGATACTGACTTAATACTGAACGCCGACGGCAGCTTATACCACCTTAACCTACTGCCCGGAGATATTGCTCAAACGGTTATCCTGGTAGGCGATCAAGACCGTGTTGCAGAGGTGAGCAGGCACTTTGATAGTATAGAATTAAAAAAGGGAAAACGTGAGTTTATTACGCATACCGGACACATGGGTAACAAACGGCTTAGTGTGGTATCAACCGGTATCGGTACAGATAATATCGACATTGTTTTAAACGAGCTTGATGCCTTAGTAAACATTGACCTGCATACACGCACTGTCAACCCTGAATTGAAACAACTCAATTTTATTCGTATCGGCACATCGGGTACCGTTCAGGCTGATATCCCTGTAGATAGCTTACTGGTTTCTGAATCCGCTATCGGCATGGATGCGCTGATGCATTTTTACAAGCATAAGCTAACTGATGACGAGCAAGCATTATTAAATGCTTTTAATTATACTTTGCCGAATGATTTTTCACTGAAGCCTTATATAACTTCTGCAAGTGACGAGCTGCTTAGCAAGCTTAGCGAAAATTTGCCAAAAGGTATAACCATTACAGCCCCTGGTTTTTATGCGCCGCAAGGCAGGCAGGTACGGGCACAATCGGTAATTCCGCAATTGCTTGATATTATTGAGAAATTTGAGTTTGATGGCAAACGCATTACCAACCTGGAGATGGAAACAGCCGGAATTTATAGCATGGCCAAAGCCTTGGGGCATAAAGCAATCTCATTTAATGTGCTGTTGGCAAACCGTATAAAAAATAATTTCAGCAGGCAACCTGCTGAAATTATGCAACGCTTTATTGTTGAAGTACTGGATAGAATAGCAGCGATGTAA
- a CDS encoding CatB-related O-acetyltransferase — MPVGPDPDVVYPLPHYKNLVFLKNIITRPNIEVGDFTYYDDLDDPYNFEKNVIYHFDFLGDKLIIGKFCAIASGVKFIMNGANHETAPISTFPFAIFGNDWEQINEGADIKSKYPFKGDTIIGNDVWIGHGATIMPGVKIGNGCIIATGALVTKDVPDYAVVGGNPACIIRMRFDATTIERLNTIAWWNWGAEKIMPNIKLINSADVDALEKANL; from the coding sequence ATGCCTGTTGGACCAGATCCTGATGTGGTTTACCCATTGCCGCATTATAAAAATTTAGTTTTTCTTAAAAATATCATCACCCGCCCCAATATTGAAGTAGGGGATTTTACCTATTACGATGATTTGGACGACCCTTATAATTTCGAAAAGAATGTGATTTATCACTTCGACTTTTTAGGTGATAAATTGATTATCGGGAAGTTTTGTGCCATAGCTTCCGGCGTAAAATTTATTATGAACGGCGCCAATCATGAAACCGCCCCAATCTCTACATTCCCGTTTGCCATTTTCGGTAATGACTGGGAGCAAATTAATGAAGGTGCCGATATAAAAAGTAAGTATCCGTTTAAAGGCGATACCATCATTGGCAACGATGTTTGGATTGGTCACGGTGCCACCATTATGCCCGGAGTAAAGATTGGAAACGGTTGTATCATTGCCACAGGTGCTTTGGTAACAAAAGATGTTCCTGACTATGCCGTTGTTGGTGGCAATCCTGCTTGTATTATACGTATGCGTTTTGATGCAACTACTATCGAAAGGCTTAATACCATTGCCTGGTGGAATTGGGGTGCTGAAAAGATCATGCCCAATATTAAGCTCATCAATAGTGCAGATGTAGATGCACTTGAAAAAGCCAATCTTTAA
- a CDS encoding DUF6496 domain-containing protein has protein sequence MAKYSEKASEKVGETMHEMKEGKLKSGSGKKVTSKKQAVAIGLSEARKEGAKVPKKKS, from the coding sequence ATGGCAAAGTACTCAGAAAAAGCCAGCGAAAAAGTTGGAGAAACAATGCACGAAATGAAAGAAGGGAAGCTTAAAAGCGGTAGTGGTAAAAAGGTTACCAGTAAAAAACAAGCCGTAGCCATCGGGCTTTCAGAAGCGCGTAAAGAAGGCGCTAAAGTGCCGAAAAAGAAATCATAA